The following are encoded in a window of Peromyscus leucopus breed LL Stock chromosome X, UCI_PerLeu_2.1, whole genome shotgun sequence genomic DNA:
- the LOC119086613 gene encoding homeobox protein Rhox13-like, whose amino-acid sequence MARKLYWRYIYVVRNENGEEIAEVPTLEAALAMVGGNSSGGDACCVMALNNGSHQVPESQNDSEESSRDPNSSSSEPHQEEPKRRRTTFQFTLGQVEEMEKIFKETQYPDALARKELANALNVTEVKVKTWFVNRRAEERKSARRVILQSIPPRIERVLLFRERDDNP is encoded by the exons ATGGCCCGCAAGCTCTATTGGCGATATATATACGTTGTGAGAAATGAGAATGGTGAGGAGATAGCTGAGGTCCCCACCTTAGAGGCTGCCTTGGCGATGGTGGGTGGCAACTCTAGTGGAGGTGACGCCTGCTGTGTAATGGCACTAAATAATGGGAGCCACCAGGTCCCTGAGAGCCAAAACGACTCTGAGGAGAGCAGTAGGGACCCGAACTCCTCTTCCTCGGAACCTCACCAGGAGGAGCCAAA GAGACGGCGAACCACATTCCAGTTCACACTGGGGCAGGTCGAGGAAATGGAAAAGATATTCAAAGAAACCCAGTACCCAGATGCGCTTGCCAG aaaaGAACTTGCAAATGCTTTGAATGTTACTGAAGTCAAAGTGAAG ACATGGTTCGTCAATCGAAGAGCTGAAGAGAGAAAGAGTGCAAGGCGTGTAATATTACAGAGCATACCTCCTCGTATTGAAAGGGTCCTTCTCTTTAGGGAGAGGGACGACAATCCTTAG